A genomic region of Arachis stenosperma cultivar V10309 chromosome 9, arast.V10309.gnm1.PFL2, whole genome shotgun sequence contains the following coding sequences:
- the LOC130950745 gene encoding glutamine-dependent NAD(+) synthetase-like produces the protein MRLLKVATCNLNQWGMDFDSNTQRIKDSIVIAKQSGAVIRLGPELELTGYGCEDHFLELDTVTHAWECLKDILVGDLTDGIVCSIGMPIIKDSERYNCQVLCLNRKILMIRPKMWLANDGNYRELRWFTAWKPRDHLVDFQLPSEIAEALGQTSVPFGYGFLKFKDTAISAEVCEELFTPTPPHSELALNGVEVFMNASGSHHQLRKLDVRLRAFIDATHTRGGVYMYSNHQGCDGGRLYYDGCACVVVNGDLIAQGSQFSLKDVEVVVAQMDLDMVASLRGSVSSFQEQASCKTKVPSVEVPYSLCVPFNLKHRLSIPLKIKYHSPEEEIAFGPGCWLWDYLRRSGASGFLLPLSGGADSSSVAAIVGCMCQLVVKEITNGDEQVKVDAIRIGNYKDGQYPTDSREFAKRIFYTVFMGSENSSDMTRSRAKVLADEIGSWHLDLFIDGVVSAFLSLFQTLTGKRPCYKVDGGSNVENLSLQNIQARIRMVLAFMLASLMPWVHNKPGFYLVLGSSNVDEGLRGYLTKYDCSAADINPIGSISKQDLRTFLRWAAVHLGYSSLAEIEAAPPTAELEPIRSNYTQLDEVDMGMTYEELSVYGRLRKIFRCGPVSMFQNLCYRWGGRLTPSQVAEKVKHFFKYYSINRHKMTVLTPSYHAESYSPEDNRFDLRQFLYNVRWPYQFRKIDELVSELDVKDIVHQEGDHVAAVPVSESVGGMGVAAAGSGNPKVGF, from the exons ATGAGGTTGTTGAAGGTTGCCACTTGCAATCTAAACCAATGGGGCATGGACTTCGATTCAAACACTCAGCGAATCAAGGACTCCATCGTTATCGCTAAACAATCTGGCGCCGTCATCAGGCTCGGCCCTGAGCTCGAGCTCACTGGCTATGGCTGTGAAGACCACTTCTTGGAACTTGACACCGTCACACACGC ATGGGAATGTTTGAAAGATATCTTAGTTGGTGATTTGACGGATGGAATTGTGTGTAGCATTGGAATGCCTATTATCAAGGACTCTGAGCGCTACAATTGTCAGGTTCTTTGTTTGAATCGCAAGATTCTCATGATACGCCCAAAGATGTGGCTTGCGAATGATGGCAATTATAGAGAACTTCGATGGTTCACAGCGTGGAAGCCAAGAGATCATCTTGTCGATTTTCAGCTTCCCAGTGAGATAGCTGAGGCGTTAGGCCAGACATCGGTTCCCTTTGGTTATGGATTTTTGAAGTTTAAGGACAC AGCTATTTCAGCTGAAGTTTGTGAAGAGCTGTTTACTCCAACTCCCCCACATTCTGAGCTTGCATTGAACGGGGTTGAAGTATTTATGAATGCCAGTGGAAGTCATCACCAACTTAGAAAACTTGATGTTCGTCTTCGTGCTTTTATAGATGCCACTCACACTCGTGGCGGAGTATACATGTATAGCAATCACCAAGGATGCGATGGTGGCCGTCTTTACTATG ATGGCTGTGCTTGTGTTGTGGTCAATGGTGATCTCATTGCACAAGGGTCACAATTTTCTTTAAAGGATGTTGAGGTTGTGGTTGCACAAATGGATCTAGACATG GTGGCAAGCCTAAGAGGATCTGTAAGTAGCTTTCAAGAGCAAGCAAGCTGTAAAACTAAGGTTCCTTCAGTGGAAGTACCATATAGTCTTTGTGTACCTTTTAATCTTAAACATCGTCTTTCCATTCCACTAAAG ATCAAGTATCACTCTCCTGAGGAGGAAATAGCATTTGGACCTGGTTGCTGGTTATGGGACTATTTAAGAAGAAGTGGAGCATCTGGTTTTCTGCTTCCCCTTTCTGGTGGAGCAGACAGTTCATCAGTTGCTGCAATCGTTGGGTGCATGTGTCAGCTAGTTGTTAAAG AAATTACAAATGGAGATGAACAAGTTAAAGTTGATGCAATAAGAATAGGAAACTACAAAGATGGACAATATCCTACTGATAGCAGAGAATTTGCCAAGCGAATATTCTATACTGTTTTTATGGGATCTGAAAACAG TTCGGACATGACTAGGTCACGGGCCAAGGTGTTGGCAGATGAAATTGGTTCATGGCACCTTGACCTTTTCATTGATGGAGTTGTATCTGCGTTTTTGTCATTGTTCCAAACACTTACAGGAAAGAGACCATGCTATAAG GTAGATGGTGGATCTAATGTTGAGAATCTAAGCTTGCAGAACATACAAGCAAGAATTAGGATGGTGCTCGCTTTCATGTTAGCATCACTAATGCCTTGGGTTCACAACAAACCAGGGTTTTATCTTGTCTTGGGGAGCTCAAATGTGGATGAAGGATTACGTGGTTACTTGACAAAG TATGATTGCAGCGCAGCAGATATAAATCCTATTGGTAGCATAAGTAAGCAGGACCTTAGGACATTCCTGCGATGGGCAGCCGTCCATCTTGGTTACTCATCTCTGGCAGAAATTGAAGCAGCTCCACCTACCGCTGAACTGGAGCCTATACGTTCTAACTACACTCAG CTTGATGAAGTTGATATGGGAATGACTTACGAGGAACTATCAGTCTATGGAAGACTACGGAAAATCTTCCGATGTGGTCCAGTTTCAATGTTCCAG AATCTATGTTATAGATGGGGTGGAAGATTGACTCCATCACAAGTGGCCGAAAAAGTGAAACACTTCTTCAAGTATTATTCAATCAACCGGCACAAAATGACTGTCTTGACGCCTTCATATCATGCCGAG AGTTATTCCCCGGAGGATAATAGGTTTGATCTGCGCCAGTTTCTCTATAATGTGAGATGGCCTTATCAATTTCGGAAGATTGATGAACTAGTGAGTGAGTTGGATGTGAAAGACATTGTTCACCAAGAAGGAGACCATGTAGCAGCTGTACCTGTATCAGAAAGTGTTGGTGGGATGGGAGTTGCTGCAGCAGGTTCAGGCAATCCCAAAGTCGGATTCTAA